A segment of the Anaerolineae bacterium genome:
TGTTTAACCACTTCTTCCCCGTTAAGTTTGGTGCCATTTGGGGTTGCCAGGTCATGGAGAACAAATTCCTGCTCGCCTTCAGAATTTTTTAAGACCCGTATCTTGACATGCTGGCGCGAGATAGCCGAGTCATCCAGAATAACGTCACAGTCAGTGTCGCGGCCAATGGTGGTATCATCTGGATTGAGATGATAAATCTTACCGGCTCGCATGCCTTCCCGGATCACCACCCAGGCAAAAGTGGGCGGGGTAGTATCTAGTAGTTCTGTTTTAGCCTGGGGACCGGCCATGCCTGCCGGCCCATAACCGGCCTGCTGACCAGCCTGCCCCATTTGTTCGGTGGGCCGATAACCGCCCGGTTCCGCACCCGGCCATTGCGTGGTTGGATTTTCATAATCTTGACTCATCAGTTTCTCTCCTTAATCTCATCAACGCACTTCTTTAAAGGTAAATGTCATCGCGCCCAGGCGAATTTCGTCTCCATCTTCCAGCCGCTGGCGTTGAATGCGCTGGTTATTGAGAAAAGTGCCGTTAGTGCTGGCCAGGTCGTACAACCAGAAGGTATTATGTTCCGGCCTGATTTTGGCGTGTTGTCCAGAAACAGACTCGTGGTCCAAAACCACCTGGCACCGGCCGTCGCGGCCAATAACCGATTCGCCTGTGCCAATAGGATAGCTCTTCCCCTGGCGCGACCCGCTCCGAACGACCAACCAGGCCACTACCTGGGCCGGTTCTGCCATAAGTTTGGTGCGTTCTAAAGGGGGAGAACCACTTTTAGCCGCAGATGGTATAGATGGCGGGACTGTAGCGGTTGGCGCCGGAGGCGTTACCGGCGGGGGGGGCTGTTGGGGATATGTTGGCGGCATTTGATATGTTTGCGGATAGTCTGTGGGCGGCGGAGAAACCACAAAAGAAGCCGACGCGCTACGATAATATCCGGCTCCGGCAATGACGCTGCCCACAAAACCGGCAATGCTTAAATAAATAAACATTTCCAGATTGTCATAATTGATATTGGTTGTTTGGGTCAGCCCCATCTGTTGGGCCAGGGCTTCAAGCACTCTGGTGACATCTTCGCCAATAAGCTGTTGGGAGGTTCTCACCTGATCCAGATAGGCCTGTAAAAGTTCTTTCTCAACCTGATCCATATTCAGCGCAGTCCAGGCCGCCGGCAGAGTTGCGGCCAGGCTGACCACGCCGACAATCAGCCAGTTGGTGGCCGGCACGGCTTTTTGATTGGCGTCGTACCAAATATATCCGGCCACGGCCAGGGCAATTACCGGTACAATGATCGCCACACTGTTTAGATACCAAAGCTCAATCAAGTTTTCCATAATCATTATCTCCTGGGTTAATTATTATTTAACTTCAAACCGCAATAAGGCATTGCCAATTTGAATCTGGTCGCCATGTTGTAAAATAGCCATCTGGTCAATTCTGACCCCGTTCAAAAACGTGCCGTTAACAGATATATCTTTCAGCCAGTAACGACCTTCATGATTTTCAACCTGAGCATGCGTGCGTGAAATGAGATGGTCGTTTGGCTCAATATCGCGACGGTGTAGTTCAACGATTGTGGTATTAAGCCGAATAGTTCGGCCGTTGTGGAGAACCACCAATTGGGCTTGCTGTGTTGGTTTCCAAAAAAGGCTGTCATCAATGTGGCTGGTCACTTGAGGGGTATAGCCAATCGCCCCGGCCAATTCCAGCGCGGTCTGGAAACGACGATTTTTGTCTTTCTCCAGGCAACGCAGGGTGGCTTTTTCTAAATGAGCCGGGATCTGAGCATTGAGTTTGCCGGGCGGGGTGGGCGCCTGGGTAACGTGATAATGAACTATCTGCAAAGTATCTTGGCTAAAAAATGGCACATAGCCGGTCAACAATTCATACAGCACTACGCCTAACGAGTAAATATCGCTCCGCCCGTCAACCTGATGGCCTTTGGCCTGTTCATAAGATAAATACAAAGGCGTGCCCACAATCATGCCGTCGGCGGTGTGGGTAGTTTGAGACGTGATGCGGGCAATACCAAAGTCAATCAATTTCACCTGGCCTTGGGTATTGAGCATAATATTTTCTGGCTTAATATCCCGGTGATAAATACCCAATTTGTGGGCGTATTGCAGGGCCTCACAAGTTTGACCCACAATGGATACCACTTTATCAAAGGGCAACCGGCCTTGAGCCATCCGCGCGCGCAGGGTAGGGCCATCCACATATTCCATAATCAGATAAAGTTTGTTGTCAGGGGTAACGCCGCCGCCATAAATCCGGGCAATATGGGGATGGCGTAGGGTTTGTCCGTATCTGATTTCCCCCTGAAACTTTTGGCGTAAATATGGATCAGGCCGAACCAGAAATTTAATGGCCACTGTCTCTCCCTTTTGGTCTTGCGCTTTGACTACTTGGGCCGCCCCACCGCCGCCCAAGTTTTGCAACCTTTGATAATTTTGTAGATTAATATCTTTAGAATCAGAAGGCGCAGATACCGGTTGTGAGAGGGTCTGAGGCGGTGGGGAAGGGGCTGGCGTAACCACGCTGCGGTTATCTTGAAAAGCAAAAATGGTCGGCCCGATCTGAATTTGATCCCCCGACTTTAGATAATGTTGGGCAACCCGTTCTCCATTAACCCAGGTGCCGTTGACACTCCCCCGGTCATACAGAACCCAACGGTTGGTATGATCTAACGTAATCTGAGCATGGTTTCTTGAAACCAGATCGTTGTGTATTGTTAAATTATTTTCCTGGCCCCGGCCAATGGACAACGGTTTTTGTTGAGCCTGGGCAGGATTAATGGAAATTCGTCGTCCCTGATATTCTCCCTTAAGACCACTTAATTCCACTAAATGATTTGCAGGAAAAGATGTGGCTCCAGACTGTTTTCCGGGAAAAGATGTGACCACAGGTTGTTTGCCAGGGGGAGACTTTACAATAAAAAAAACAACCACCACAACAACGACCAAAATAATGACTAAAAAGGTTAGACCATCCATATTTTAATTCAATACCCCGCCAAATAATGGTTAGCAACTATCTTTAAGTTTGATATCGGCAACAGGCTGCTGTGATTCCGGTTTAGCCGCCTGGAACCTTTCGTTTTCACTCTCTTTACCATCCTCTTCGCCAATTTCCTCTCCAATCAACTCCTCCACCCTTGATCGGTGGATACGCCATCCCCGTCCAACCTTAAACGCCGGTAGTTTTCCCTGATTACACCAGCGCCACACCGTAGTCCGGCTTACTTTTAAGTAGTCTGCGACTTCTTGCACCGTCAAAATCTTATCCACAAATAGTCCCCCTGCTTTGTTGCATTAACCAACACCACCAAATAATATTCGCCAAGAAATTCACAAATATGCATAACCTAACATAGTTTAACTTCAGCGGCAATAGATTTTCTGCCAAAAAACTGCCGGCTTTGTTAGTGTAGGTCAACCAGGTATTGCGCCACAGTGTGAATCGCCACTCTCAATTCACGATAGTATTGGCGTTCACTGATTGATAATCTCAAGGCAATATTTGAGGGGTTCATTTTTTCGTAGTAGGTCAGCGTCAAAATATCATGGCG
Coding sequences within it:
- a CDS encoding FHA domain-containing protein, which produces MSQDYENPTTQWPGAEPGGYRPTEQMGQAGQQAGYGPAGMAGPQAKTELLDTTPPTFAWVVIREGMRAGKIYHLNPDDTTIGRDTDCDVILDDSAISRQHVKIRVLKNSEGEQEFVLHDLATPNGTKLNGEEVVKHPLKDGDRIEIGRTVLVFKKVD
- a CDS encoding FHA domain-containing protein — its product is MENLIELWYLNSVAIIVPVIALAVAGYIWYDANQKAVPATNWLIVGVVSLAATLPAAWTALNMDQVEKELLQAYLDQVRTSQQLIGEDVTRVLEALAQQMGLTQTTNINYDNLEMFIYLSIAGFVGSVIAGAGYYRSASASFVVSPPPTDYPQTYQMPPTYPQQPPPPVTPPAPTATVPPSIPSAAKSGSPPLERTKLMAEPAQVVAWLVVRSGSRQGKSYPIGTGESVIGRDGRCQVVLDHESVSGQHAKIRPEHNTFWLYDLASTNGTFLNNQRIQRQRLEDGDEIRLGAMTFTFKEVR
- a CDS encoding protein kinase, which encodes MELSGLKGEYQGRRISINPAQAQQKPLSIGRGQENNLTIHNDLVSRNHAQITLDHTNRWVLYDRGSVNGTWVNGERVAQHYLKSGDQIQIGPTIFAFQDNRSVVTPAPSPPPQTLSQPVSAPSDSKDINLQNYQRLQNLGGGGAAQVVKAQDQKGETVAIKFLVRPDPYLRQKFQGEIRYGQTLRHPHIARIYGGGVTPDNKLYLIMEYVDGPTLRARMAQGRLPFDKVVSIVGQTCEALQYAHKLGIYHRDIKPENIMLNTQGQVKLIDFGIARITSQTTHTADGMIVGTPLYLSYEQAKGHQVDGRSDIYSLGVVLYELLTGYVPFFSQDTLQIVHYHVTQAPTPPGKLNAQIPAHLEKATLRCLEKDKNRRFQTALELAGAIGYTPQVTSHIDDSLFWKPTQQAQLVVLHNGRTIRLNTTIVELHRRDIEPNDHLISRTHAQVENHEGRYWLKDISVNGTFLNGVRIDQMAILQHGDQIQIGNALLRFEVK
- a CDS encoding helix-turn-helix domain-containing protein; amino-acid sequence: MDKILTVQEVADYLKVSRTTVWRWCNQGKLPAFKVGRGWRIHRSRVEELIGEEIGEEDGKESENERFQAAKPESQQPVADIKLKDSC